aataagtttgttaaattttttaaaatcaattaatctaattaactcacaattttaattttataccgAGTCAACTTAAGTTAATATCATGTTACATAAGTATTGAATGttcataaaaaatgaagttaGTTGACTTTCATACAAAGTAAGTGTGACTCACATACAAAAAACAAGCGTGTGGACATGTTCAACTCCAAATTAGCATTTTGATTTGCCCTGAAGCAAGAGAAATCACTAGTATATAAAGGTGGTGCGTGGAGCTTGGCTCTCCAGGAGTAAAATTTTTTTGGAAGTGATCATATAGCAACTAGTGACTTGAACTATAGTGATGGGTAGACAACCTTGTTGCGACAAACTTGGTGTGAAGAAGGGGCCTTGGACAGCTGAGGAAGACAAGAAGTTGGTCAGTTTTATTCTCTCACACGGCCAATGTTGTTGGCGTGCTGTACCAAAGCTCGCCGGACTCCGCCGATGTGGCAAGAGCTGCCGTCTTCGCTGGACTAATTACCTCCGGCCAGACTTGAAGAGAGGCCTTCTTAACGAGGATGAGGAAAAACTTGTCATTGATCTCCATGCCCGCCTTGGCAATAGGTAACTATATATtatctagctagctagctatcaTCAAGTCATTTCATTGCTATATGCTTcatgtctccttttttgttaCCTTTCCATTACCATTAACTTTTCATGGTCAGTGGAGCATGCTCGGGGAGGATCATTTTCTGCATCTACATAAGAAATTTCAACATCAAAACTCTCTCTCTATTATAGTTGTCAtagttttcatcattttaattagtttaaatattGTGTCCAACCAAGCATGTTTAACTTCTTTTTTACACcatgcttcttgtttttttccccttcattttACAATTCACATGattaaaatgacttaattttgatgttttttctatatatatacaccaAGATGAAATCACAAGTTTAAAGACCATCAAAATTTAAACTTGGTGTTCATGGCAAGATACAATCTAagaaaataacatcaaattaatgtttttaagtgatttttgatggttttgatactaatataaaattaaataaaaaataaaaaatatatatgtaattttaatgtgtttttaattggaaaatacttttataaaaatagtttttaccGCAATATCAAACCCACATGGTAATACAAGGGAGGCTTCACACaactacaataataataataataataaaggtttttaactttttctttttcttttttatttatgatgcaAGCTATTATTAAACAAGTATACTAAGTATATAATGATTAGGTATTTAacacaatttattaatttattttaagaagaaAGGCCTAGGCAGAGTTACTTTTTAGAGTATTCATCTTGCATCATCACATGCCAAGGATTCTGATCTTTGCTCACACTCGACATGAAACATCAACATGGGATGTGATAAGTTGAGGAGTAGACGTCATCGTCTGCAATTTGGTTTGATCCAATGGACATTCCTTTTGCTTCTTGTAATGCCTAGAATCGTCTTGGCCTATAGAAAATTAGGGTTTCGAAGTGGTGACACACAATTTAAATCTTCAACTTTATGAGTGCACAAAGTGCGTGAATTAACTAACattttaatcataaataaaagatttcCACTCAATTCTATTAACTAATATTCAGCCCATACCAATATTATGAAAGTTGAGATTAAATAGTATGAAAGCTCCTTATCTTTTTGCTGACTCTTTTCATTTGCTTTAGGTGGTCCAAAATCGCTGCAAGATTGCCGGGAAGAACAGATAATGAGATCAAGAATCATTGGAATACTCACATTAAGAAAAAGCTTATTAAGATGGGCATCGATCCTGTTACACATGGGTCTCTCAGTAGACAAGTGAGCCCACAAGAAAGCACAGTATCTTCTCACACTAATTATGATCAACCCATTATTAATGCTGATAATCAGCAGATTCTTCCCAAAATTTGCGCCCACGCCTCCTCTCGTACTGATAATTCAAGCACTACGACTACACCGACAGAAAATTCCTCAGTGGATGAATGCGTAGGGTCGTCAGAACCTAATAATGACTATGATCCATCAATGAGTTTCATATGGTCAGATGCATTTCTTGATGACTCATCTTGGGACTTCCAAGCCACGAGAGAAGATTACAGTGAATTTGGGGTATCTAATTCTTCGTCAGAGGATAGTAACTCTACATGGTTTTTAGACTGTAAGGATCTTGGAGATGAATTCTTTGGGCTTAGTTGCTTCAGTGACGTGGACTTGAGCATTCTAGACATGGTTGGCAAGCATTAAAATGCACTGCCTCGTAGAGTGATCGCAAGGTATATCTAAGTAACAAGGATGGAAGCACAAGGATTATTGCAGGCTCAAGCTTCCTGGATTTTAGTTTCTATGTAGTCTGGcacttagtttttttctttttttcatcccACCAATATTCAAATATTGGAAAAGAACAAGGGAAAGGAAGATATTGAAAGTGTTTAATAAtgattttcctttcctttatccAATTCCAATAAGAGTTTCAAGACCCTTATAAACATTAGAAAACTCCCAAAATTTCAGTTGCCTAGTTCCTTCTGAGGAAGGTTGATGGATTGGCGCTGTGTCATGTAGCCCGATATTACACTGACATGCTTGTGGCTACAGCTTTTACCATGAATGGTTGTATTAGTCTTAAGACAACATTATGTGTACTAAATCTAGCATGTAATAGCTGACTGATTGGAGCCAGAAACTTCATGGCTGCCACTTTGTAATTGCATATGATAAAAGAGATCGATGGGTGGTTGAAGAGGAACACTCTTTATatgtgataataaaaatatgggGAAAGCCTCGTCTTCATCCCTAACATTTTACCAATTCTcgatttgatataattagacAAAGTTTGCGCCTCTATGAAGGAAAACTCAagtatttttatcatgtatttttGCTATAGAGAGGCATTATTCGTATCAAAATTGAGAATCAAATaacgcattaaaaaaaatactagtttttctaaaaatatcattattaaaaagttaaattgtttattttatatttgaaaagtaTACTTATACAATAGTAACGAGGTACTCCAGGGTCGATGCAAGGAAATTCTTGATTCGAATCACATCTCTTGTACTTTCAACCTCTATGTGTGTTCTTGTTGATAAATCTTATATTGATGAGCTCTTTCTTATGATTTAAGTTTTAAGAatgattactatatatatatatatatatatatatatatatatatatatatatatatgataactaTGATCATACGTTAATGATAGTATGTTGATGTATGaatattgggaaaaaaaatactagaaaacATCAATGATAACGCCgacattattaaaataaaggtCCTGAAATTGAAATCCAATCCCATCTCAGAAGTATCAAATTCAAACTCCATTGAAAGTTGGAAAACGAGCGACCAGATCATATTATATATACTAATTAATATACATTACAATTTATCACATAGCTGTACTCAAACTGGACATGTCAACAACCGTATCATTGCATATTAATATCAGCATGCTCGTCATGATTACAGAATAttataacttcatttttttcataatatatatatatatatatatatatatatatatatagccacaTCGATGCATTTcacaagaaatattttaattttttttcaagataactTAAgtacttttttcaaaataattattgcaaGACAATATTGCACAACTAAAGACAAAAATACATGTCACTTCAGAAAAATTAGATGAAATATTTATGTAGTTATAAAGAAATGCTTTCTTTTCAACCGTGTAAAAAGAACTTCCAAGATTCTAAAAGACTAAAACCCATGATGATGCAAAGATTTATCATGGGAAtgcgtatatatatatatataaaagaaaggagGGAATGCGTACAGTATTGCTACTGTATTTAATTATGAAAGCAcgacttgaaaaaataatcaatttcctTGCCTGGGAAGAGACAACTGCTAAAGTTTATTCTAAGGGATGCCCACATTGCGGCAATAGATGTAgccaattttattaaaaacaatttagtgTTTGGGACagaataatagttatttttaaagtatttttttttattttaaaatatattaaaataataatttttttaaaaaaatattcttaatatcagcacattaaactatctaaaatcataaaaaaaattaatttaaaataaaaaataaaaaattttcttgagctaaaaaataaacacatgttTATATcaataactattattttaaaacttggaGAAGCCTAATAGGTCAATCTGGGATCCAAATCGAtccaggttaaaaaaaaaaacacttagttGACCAAGTTAAAACTTGatcatcaataaattaatatttttttcaatacaacatcatttggactttttttagaaaaaatatataaatttttaaagttaatttctcCAACCCATAATCTAGGTTTTGCTCCTGATTAATccaagttgagttttaaaattatgtaaatAACATTCAAGCTTACTATTTTTGTAACACTATACATGGgatatctattttatttgttttaaccCCTAGGGTTTTCGAGTTGTCCATTTCTCCTCGTGAAAGGAATCAACATTCTGCAGATTTTATGATGAGCTAAGACGATATGCTTGGCCTATTGAAATTAAGTCGAGGAAGCAAAtgcatatattaattatttgagtAACACCTCAAATATCAGCTGGTATCTAGCTTAGTCTAAAAGGTTATATCCAAGAGTAAAGCTAGCTAGATTGTTTATGATGGTTACGTAAATTATAATCTTGGCTAGATAAGTGGCCTTAATCTTCAAACGTTAATGTCAAAAGCTAACCAAAGTGGAACTCTAATCAAGTGATTTCATTACTTGGCTTTCATCCATCTCTCAGATTACATCTATCAAGCTGTTAAAGATGCTTCTTTTTAGAGGTCCAAATTCACTTGAGAGATGAATTGAAAACTCTTGAAAGTTTCTTCTAGATTTTGCTGTGATAGTTATCTTGTGTAGATTTCAATGTTGTTTTTTCAGATTAtatctgttattttttcttttttgtatagaTCTTGTTTCGTTTGGTGGTTCctacaaatttaatatattacaaGCTCTGTAATTTCACATACCGCTAAGTTATGGcgtttaataaaatcatataccTCTCATAAAAAAAGATGGCCTACTTCTAGCTGTGGAATTTGAGTGTGTTATATTTCATAAACCAACCATAACAAAAGCCATTATCATTGGCATGAGAGTGAGAAAGTATCGCAAAGGAAGAGATATATACCAGTGGTGGGCTATGGCTAGCAGGCGCTGATATAAAATGTAGATTGGATCATCAATTATTTTGAGACCATCTAATTCTTTGTCTTGCAACTTGAATCGTTtactttttgattttatatatctaCTCATTGTCTAtgatagtgtgtgtgtgtgtatatatataaaggttatAAAACCAAGATGGATGGGTAAACTCAGTGAttcattaacttaaaatttaacatAAGCTAAGTTTTATGTTAAAtcgattttttattaaaataatatcatttcaatattaaataaaaaaaaacctaaaatggtgttatttcatgagttttttattacattttatttatttatttttattaatgtggggtgtccgggtcagtttTCATATATCTCGATTAATTCTACAAGCcttgaaattaacgatcatgcAAGCCTCTAATAGCTATGAGATTTGTAGGACTCGAACTTGTAACCTTTAGACAACAAACTTAGGATTTGACCAGTTAAGTTACACCCtctcagatttttttattattattacattttaGATTGATATATTAATTCGTGGATGAATTCACTCAACTTACAACATAAATGATAGATTATCTTGGACCGTATCAATTCTTGAATTCTagtggaaaaaataaaagaaaaaattcctATATTTAAGAGGTAACAGCAAGTAGAAGCATATTTAAGACATTAAGCTTGGGCATTTAATTGGAAGGTATCAATTAATTCCACtcaaaataagatattaaatttTCCTAATATATATTCTTCTCAGAATCACGTCATAAAATACATCATGTATTGAATGGGTGAATCCCACTAATGAATTCCATAAATCAACcaatgttttagattttttggaaAGTATTCTCGATGAGATGAACATTGCTCTAATTCATCAACTTCTACACTTGATATTTCGTGAAATTATC
The sequence above is drawn from the Populus alba chromosome 15, ASM523922v2, whole genome shotgun sequence genome and encodes:
- the LOC118056338 gene encoding MYB-like transcription factor ODO1 → MGRQPCCDKLGVKKGPWTAEEDKKLVSFILSHGQCCWRAVPKLAGLRRCGKSCRLRWTNYLRPDLKRGLLNEDEEKLVIDLHARLGNRWSKIAARLPGRTDNEIKNHWNTHIKKKLIKMGIDPVTHGSLSRQVSPQESTVSSHTNYDQPIINADNQQILPKICAHASSRTDNSSTTTTPTENSSVDECVGSSEPNNDYDPSMSFIWSDAFLDDSSWDFQATREDYSEFGVSNSSSEDSNSTWFLDCKDLGDEFFGLSCFSDVDLSILDMVGKH